The genomic region GTTGACGGCTGCTCAATTTAGCGAATCCAGTCTTCCGGCTGTCATTGAAGAGCTGAAGACGCTTCTCCATGCCCCCGAAGAAGTTCGACATGTTCCCAAGATGCTCGCGGAGGCAGGAATCAGGCTCGTCTTGATTGAACACCTGCCTTCTACGAAGATCGATGGCGCATGTTTTTGGTTGGACCTGGACCCCAGAGCTCCGGTGATTGTATTATCGCTACGCTATGATCGGATAGACCACTTCTGGCACACTTTATTTCACGAACTCGGTCATTTGCGAGAAAAGCATGGCCTGAAAAAAGCACATCACCCATTTGACGTTGATATCTTTGGTGAGACCGCTCCATCTCTAGAGCAAAGACCAGAGGCCGAGAGGATGGTCGATGACTTTGCGGCCGACACATTGGTCCCCACAGCAGAGTTGAATAACTGGATTGCGCGTGTGGGGCCGCTCTACTCTAAAGAAGCAATTCGGGGTTTTGCGGGGCGACTGAACATTCATCCTGGTATCGTCGTCGGCCAGTTGCAACATCGACATATTATCGATTGGCGGCATAACCGGGAGATGCTGGCGCACGTTCGTCAATTCTTAGTACATGCAGCACTCAGTGATGGGTGGGGGCAGGTCGTTCCGCTGGCGGTCGGATAGAACCAAGAGTGGAGGAAGAAATTGGCTGCTGCGCGCGATGCTCGTCAGCAGCTATGTGGGGTAGAAGGAGACCAGCATGTCAGAGCACAGTGTAACCGTTACGTGGCGGCGTACATCGCCGAGTTTCGACTATGAGGTCTACAACCGCGATCATGTCTGGTCGTTCGACAGCGGTATTCAGGTCCGCGCCTCAGCCGCTCCCGCCTATCACGGCGACCTCGACTGTGTCGATCCGGAAGAGGCGTATGTCGCGGCCCTGTCCGGCTGTCACATGCTGACCTTTCTGGCTATTGCGTCACGCAAGCGACTGACGGTCGATGCGTACGAAGATCATGCGACGGGGTTCCTGGAGAAGAGCGCCAACGGCAAGCTGGCCGTGACGCGGGTCGTGCTTCGACCGCGCATCCGGTTCGGCGGTTCTACGACGCATTCCCGGGACGAACTCGCGAGGCTCCACGAGCAGGCTCACCAAGGCTGCATCATCGCCAACTCGGTCCTGACAACCGTCACTGTCGAGCCGGTCGGCTGATAGATGGCCGGCTACTGCCGTACGGTGACCACTCCCTACTGGAGGTGCTATGGATAATGTCCAATCCGGAATCCTGGAATCGACCCCTTCCGTTGCCCGATATCTCATCTTCTCATTGACCGACCAGGACGAAGCCCGTCAGAGCCTGCGGCTACTCAGTAACATCGCGGACGGTCGACAGACCATCGTCGGGTTTGGTCAATCGCTCGTACGCACCCTCGGGGCCACCGTACCGGGTCTCCGGACTGCTCCAAGCTATGCCGGCGCCGGGTATGAAGTGCCTTCGACACCGTTCGCGTTATGGTGCTGGTTAAGAGGGGATGATAGGGGTGAGCTGCTACACCGAACCAGGCGTATTGATGA from Candidatus Methylomirabilis lanthanidiphila harbors:
- a CDS encoding peroxiredoxin; protein product: MSEHSVTVTWRRTSPSFDYEVYNRDHVWSFDSGIQVRASAAPAYHGDLDCVDPEEAYVAALSGCHMLTFLAIASRKRLTVDAYEDHATGFLEKSANGKLAVTRVVLRPRIRFGGSTTHSRDELARLHEQAHQGCIIANSVLTTVTVEPVG
- a CDS encoding XRE family transcriptional regulator, with the protein product MSQKMMTQRVPAEVFPPGELIREELEARGWTQTDLAEILGRPLKLVNDIILGKRTITPETAQGLGDAFGVDPQFFLNLESAYQLWQVGKTQTRGQEVSRRARLYDKVPIRELLRRHWIERSENIDVLEQRVLNFYGIKNITDEPRFWPVAAKTSAPELTLAHWAWLARARHIARALTAAQFSESSLPAVIEELKTLLHAPEEVRHVPKMLAEAGIRLVLIEHLPSTKIDGACFWLDLDPRAPVIVLSLRYDRIDHFWHTLFHELGHLREKHGLKKAHHPFDVDIFGETAPSLEQRPEAERMVDDFAADTLVPTAELNNWIARVGPLYSKEAIRGFAGRLNIHPGIVVGQLQHRHIIDWRHNREMLAHVRQFLVHAALSDGWGQVVPLAVG